In Mycobacterium branderi, the DNA window GGTGTCGGGTCCGCTCCGGCCGGACGAGCCTAGGGGCCTGCTGCCGTCGACGCCGGCCGTTGCGCGTACTTGCATGAGTTTACGGGCTGTGATATTAAAAAATTATGTCATCAGACACAAATTATCTAAGCTGACAGCGAGGCAAGAGATGGTGTTAGTACGCACAGATTCGGCCCGCGAACTGGACTGGCTCACCCGGCAGGTGTTAGGCACCACTGCCATGCCGATGGACGCCTGGCGAGATGGCGAACAGTTCATCATCGAATTGGATTTGCCCGGGATGAAGGCGGATTCGCTCGATCTCAGCATCGAGCGCAACGTGCTCACCATCCGTGCCGAGCGGCCCGGCATCGACCAGGATCGAGAGGTGCTCTCCGCGGAATGCCCGCGCGGTGCATTCAGCCGTCAACTGATCCTTGACGACAACCTCGACACGGACCAGATTGCCGCCAGCTACCGCAACGGCGTGTTGCGGTTGACCGCTCCGGTATCCGCACAGGCCAAACCGCGGCGTATCCAGATCAACCGCGATGGCGTCAAACCCCGCGTTCAAGGCTTGGCGGCCGGCAGACGAGAGCCGTTGTGGCGACGCGTATTGCGTCGCCGGTAATCCGCTCCGTCAGCCGGCCCACTGTTGGACCGGCCGACGAGAAGCACGAGAAGCAGCCAAAAGCGCTGTGCCGCACCGCCTCACGTCACAGCGCGGTGATCTGATCGCCTCCCCAACCACCCGCAGCGGATGAGCCGTCCGCGCCAGCTCGCGCGGACGGCTTCCAACTGACCGGCGTCAGGCGGCGCTGATGGCTTGCTGAGCGCCTGACTGGATAGCGATCTTGCGTGGCTTGGCTTGTTCTGCCACCGGGACTGTCAGCCGCAGTACCCCGTCGGTGTAGTCGGCGCTGATGGCGTCGGTGTTCAGCTGGTCGCCAAGGAACAGCTGTCGGCTGAACACCCCGTGCGGGCGTTCTGCGGTCACCCAGTCGTGCCCCTCCTCGCCTGCGTAGGGGCGCTCGGCCTTGACCGTCAGCGCGTCGTGATCCACGGTGATGTCGATCGAGTCTGGCTTGATGCCCGGCAAATCGAGCTCCACGACGTACGTGTCGCCGTCACGCCAGACATCCATCGGCATCACCGCCGGACGCGTGGCGGTACCGGCCGTGTTGCCCCATAGCTGTTGGGTCAGTCGGTCCAGGTCACGGAACAGTGGTTCAAACCTCAGCATCGTTACCACCTCCTTGCATCTCCAAGGATCTGTTTTTGTCACCATAGAAAACTTGCTATTGGCGAGCCATATTCCCGATGGCGGAAAATTTTCGCCGCCCAGCCGGGGTACGGTCGTGGCTGCGCAGCTTGGTACCACCCGAAGCGACCCAGGACCTGCCATGCCCTCTGCCGACGCCGCCACCATCACCGCGGTGGCCGACCAACTGTTCACGGCGATCGAGAACAGCGACACGGCGACGGTGGCCCGGCTGTGGAGTGACGACATCGCGGTCTGGCGAGTCGGGGCCAGCCGCGATCGCGACAAGGTGCGGGCGCTGCGTGTCATCGACTGGTTCGTCGGCGCGACCGCACGGCGCCGCTACGAGATCCTGGATCGCCAGCTGTTCGCCGACGGATTCGTCCAGCAGCACATCCTGCATGCCACCGGCCACAACGGCGGCTCCATCGCCATGCGGGTGTGCATCGTGATTAAGTTGGAGAGCTCCCCTGGTTCTCAAACCCTGATCAGCCGTATCGATGAGTACTTCGACCCAGCCGAACTGGCCCCGCTGCTGGGTTAGCGGGCAACGGAGGTACCGATGACTCGCGTCGGCGACGATGCAGAACGACGTGATGAGGAGGAGCGGCGCCGATGACCACCGTGGAAACGCTGCTGAGCGATCCGGACACCGCCGGGGTGTGGAATCTGGTTCCGGACCGCTCGAGCTTCACCTTCAAGATCAGGAACTTCTGGGGCCTGATGAACGTCAAGGGCCAGTTCACCGACGTCAGCGCCGACGGGCAGGTCACCGGCAAAGGCGCGGTCTTCGGCCGCCTCGACATCCAGACGGCGTCGCTGAGCACCGGTATCCGCAAACGCGACGAGCACCTGCGCTCGGCCGACTTCTTCGACGTCGAGCGTTTCCCGGAGATGAGCGTGGTCGTCACCGCCATAGCGCCCACCACCGGCAACGCCGCCGACTTGCGGGCCACCTTCACCATCAAGGGGATCACTGAGCCGCTGCCATTGCCGGTCGAGATCACCGTGCTCGGCGACGGCTCGGTGCGCATCACCGCGAAGGTCAAGATCGACCGGGCGCAGTTCGGCCTGGGCTGGAATCGGCTTGGGATGATCGGTAAGGCTGCGACGGCGTCGGCCGACGCCTGCTTCGTCCGCGCGAAGTAGCATCTGCATCGTGCCCGCCACCACCGACGCTCTGCGGATCCTCGTCTACAGCAACAATGCGAAAACCCGCCAGGATGTGATGCTGGCACTCGGCAAGCGGGTCCACCCCGACCTGCCCGAGCTGAGCTATGTCGAGGTGGCGACCGGGCCGATGGTGATCAAACAGGTCGACGCCGGCAGCATCGACCTGGCCATTCTCGATGGGGAGGCCACGCCGGAAGGCGGGATGGGCATCGCCAAGCAGCTCAAGGACGAGGTCGCGCAGTGCCCGCCGATCGTGGTGCTCACCGGGCGCCTCGACGATGCTTGGCTGGCCAGCTGGTCGCGCGCCGAGGCCGCCGTCCCGCATCCGGTCGACCCGATTGAGCTGGGCCGCACGGTGGCGGGCCTGCTGCGCACGCCAGTCTCCTGACCCTTCGCAAGAAAACGCGAATCACCTTAGCGCCGTGGCTTTTTCGCGGTACCGCTGAAGCGTGTGCAGATCCTTGACCGGTTGTGGCCGAGGTCACATCCGAACCCGTGAGCGGAGCCACACACATCATCGCTAGGCTGTGGTTGAAGTCACAGGAGACAGCCAGGAGGAGCAGCGCCGCGCGATGAATCTCTACACGCCGATCCTGGTGCTCGGGGGGATCGCCGCCGCTTTCGCGATCTTCTCGGTGGCGGTGGCATTGGTGGTGGGCCCGTCGCGGTACAACCGGTCCAAGCTGGAGGCCTACGAGTGCGGGATCGAACCCGCCCACCAGCCGGCAAACGCTCCGCACGCCGGCAGCGGACAGCGGTTCCCGGTCAAGTACTACCTGACCGCGATGCTGTTCATCGTCTTCGACATCGAAATCGTGTTCCTGTATCCGTGGGCGGTCAGCTACGACGCGCTGGGCGTGTTCGCGCTCGTCGAGATGGTGGTGTTCATGCTCACGGTGTTCGTCGCCTATGCGTACGTGTGGCGCCGCGGCGGCCTGACGTGGGATTGAGGTAGGGCGTGGGCCTGGAAGAGAAACTGCCCAGCGGTTTCCTGCTGACCACCGTCGAGCGACTGGCGGGGTATTTCCGGAAGAACTCGTTGTGGCCGGCGACATTCGGATTGGCGTGCTGCGCCATCGAGATGATGTCGACGGCGTCGCCGCGGTTCGACATCGCGCGCTTCGGGATGGAGCGCTTCTCCGCGACGCCGCGGCAGGCCGACCTGATGATCGTCGCCGGTCGGGTCAGCCAGAAGATGGCGCCGGTGCTGCGCCAGATCTACGACCAGATGGCCGAACCGAAATGGGTGCTGGCGATGGGTGTGTGCGCGTCGTCGGGCGGGATGTTCAACAACTACGCGATCGTGCAGGGTGTGGACCACGTCGTGCCGGTCGACATCTACCTGCCCGGCTGCCCGCCGCGTCCGGAGATGCTGCTGTACGCAATCCTCAAGCTGCACGAGAAGATTCAGCAAATGCCGTTGGGTGTTGACCGGGAGCGCGCCATCGCCGAAGCCGAAGAGGCCGCGCTGGCGGCCAGGCCCACGATCGAGATGCGCGGACTGTTGCGATGAGCTCATCCGACAAGCACACAGGCGAAGAAGTGATCGACGTCCGGCGTGGCATGTTCGGGGTGTCGGACACCGGTGACACGTCGGGATACGGGCGGCTGGTGCGGCAGGTGACGCTGCCCGGCAGCAGCCCACGGCCCTACGGCGGCTATTTCGACGACGTGGTCGACCAACTGGCTGAGGCGTTGCAGGCCAACGGGATCGAATTCGCCGACGCGATCGAAAAGGTCGTGGTCTACCGCGATGAACTGACCCTGCACGTGCGCCGTGAGATGCTGCCGCAGGTCGCGCAGCGGCTGCGCGACGAGCCGGGGCTGCGCTTCGAGCTGTGCCTGGGCGTCAACGGCGTGCACTACCCGCACGAAACCGACCGCGAGCTGCACGCGGTGTACCCGCTGAAATCGATCACCCACAACCGTCGCGTCCGACTGGAAGTGGCTGCGCCGGATGCTGATCCGCACATCCCGTCGCTGTTTTCGATCTATCCCACCAACGACTGGCACGAACGGGAGACCTACGACTTCTTCGGCATCATCTTCGACGGCCACCCGTCGCTGACCCGCATCGAGATGCCCGACGACTGGCACGGCCATCCGCAGCGCAAGGACTACCCGCTGGGCGGCATCCCGGTCGAATACAAGGGCGCGCAGATTCCCCCGCCCGACGAGCGGAGGTCCTACAACTGATGAGCGAAACCGGCGAAACCGTCTTGATGGCCGGCGGCCAAGATTGGGAGAAGGTCATCGAAGCCGCCCGCAGCGGGGATCCCGGTGACCGCATCGTCGTCAACATGGGTCCCCAGCACCCCTCCACACATGGTGTGTTGCGGCTGATCCTGGAGATCGAGGGCGAGACGGTCACCGAGGCCAGGTGCGGAATCGGCTACCTGCACACCGGAATCGAGAAGAACCTCGAATACCGGTACTGGACCCAGGGCGTCACCTTCGTGACCCGAATGGATTACCTGTCACCGTTTTTCAACGAGACCGTATTCTGCCTGGGCGTCGAGAAGCTGCTCGGCATCACCGATGCGATCCCGGAGCGGGTCAACGTCATCCGGGTGATGATGATGGAACTCAACCGGATTTCGTCGCACCTAGTGGCATTGGCAACCGGCGGCATGGAACTGGGCGCGATGACGGCGATGTTCCTCGGCTTCCGGGAACGCGAACTGGTGCTCAACCTGTTCGAGTCCATCACCGGTTTGCGGATGAACCACAACTACATTCGCCCCGGCGGGCTGGCCCAGGACCTGCCGCCGAACGCGGAGAGCGAGATCGCCGACTTTCTGAAGTTGATGAGCCGTCGGCTCAACGACCTGGAGAACCTGCTCAACGAAAACTACATCTGGAAGGCCCGCACCCAGGGCATCGGCTACCTCGACCTCGCGGGCTGCATGGCGCTGGGCATCACCGGCCCGGTGCTGCGCTCGACGGGGTTGCCGCACGACCTGCGGCGTGCGGAGCCGTACTGCGGCTACGAGAACTACGAATTCGACGTGATCACCGACGACGGCTGTGATGCCTACGGCCGGTACATGATTCGCGTCAAGGAGATGAGGGAGTCGCTGAAGATCGTCGAGCAGTGTCTGGACAAACTCAAGCCCGGCCCGATTAGGGTCGAGGACCGCAAGATCGCCTGGCCCGCCGACCTGAAGGTCGGGCCCGACGGCCTGGGTAACTCACCGGAGCACATCGCCAAGATCATGGGCAGCTCGATGGAAGCGCTGATCCACCACTTCAAACTGGTCACCGAGGGCATCCGGGTTCCCGCCGGCCAGGTCTACGTCGCGGTCGAATCACCGCGCGGCGAGCTGGGTGTGCACATGGTGTCCGACGGCGGCACCCGCCCATACCGGGTGCACTACCGGGACCCGTCGTTCACCAACCTTCAGGCCGTCGCCGCGATGTGCGAGGGCGGCATGGTCGCCGACGTGATCGCCGCGGTCGCCAGCCTTGATCCGGTCATGGGTGGGGTCGACCGATGACGGGGCCACAGGGCGAGCCGGTGTTCCTCCACCTCGGTCCGCCGCCGGAGGAGCCCGGACAGTTCGTGGTGGAGGGTGCCCCCGAGTCATACCCGCCGGATGTCAAGGCGCGGTTGGAGGTTGACGCCAAAGAGATCATCGGCCGCTACCCCAACGGACGTTCGGCGTTGCTGCCGCTGCTGCACCTCGTGCAATCCGAGGACTCCTATTTGACGCCGGCGGGTTTGGAGTTCTGCGGCGAGCAGCTCGGACTGACCGGCGCCGAGGTGGCGGCGGTCGCGAGCTTCTACACGATGTATCGCCGCGGACCCACCGGCGACTATCTCGTCGGCGTCTGCACCAACACGCTGTGTGCGGTGATGGGCGGCGACGCGATCTTCGAGTCGCTCAAAGAACACCTCGGCATCGACAACGACCAGACCACCGAGGACGGCAAAGTCACGCTGCAGCACGTGGAATGCAACGCCGCCTGCGACTACGCCCCAGTCGTGATGGTCAACTGGGAGTTCTTCGACAACCAAACACCCGACTCCGCACGGGAACTCGTCGACGGGCTGCGCTCCGGCAAGCCGCCACGGCCGACCCGTGGCGCCGAGCTGTGTCCGTTCCGGCAGACCGAGCGGATCCTGGCGGGCTTTCCCGACCAGCGTCCCGACGACGGTCAGGGCGGCGCGGGCGCGGCCACGTTGGCCGGTCTGCGGGTCGCCCAGGAACGCGACATGCAGGCACCACCGACTGGGGACGGTGAATGATGGCCGCCCCCGTGCGTTTGACTCCGGTGCTCAGCCGCTACTGGGACGACCCCGAGTCGTGGACTCTTGACACCTACCGCCGCCACGACGGCTACCGCGCGCTGCAGAAGGCCCTCGAGATGGAGCCCGATGCGGTGCTGCAGACGGTCAAGGACTCGGGGTTACGTGGCCGCGGCGGTGCGGGTTTCGCGACCGGAACCAAGTGGTCGTTCATCCCCCAGGGCGACGAAGGGCCGGCCGCCAAGCCGCACTATCTGGTGGTCAACGCCGACGAATCCGAGCCGGGCACATGCAAAGACATGCCGCTGATGCTGGCCACCCCGCATGTGTTGATCGAGGGCAGCATCATCGCCGCCTACGCAATCCGGGCCAGCCATGCGTTCATCTACGTGCGCGGCGAGGTGCTGCCGGTGATACGCCGGCTGCACAACGCGGTCGCCGAGGCTTATGCCGCAGGCTTTTTGGGCCGCGATATCGCCGGCTCCGGCTACGACCTGGAGTTGGTGGTACACGCCGGCGCAGGCGCCTACATCTGCGGCGAGGAGACCGCGCTGCTCGATTCGCTGGAGGGCCGCCGCGGCCAGCCGCGGCTGCGTCCGCCCTTCCCGGCGGTATCGGGGCTGTACGCCTGCCCGACGGTGATCAACAACGTCGAAACCATCGCCAGCGTGCCGCCCATCATCCTCAACGGCGTCGACTGGTTCCGCTCGATGGGCAGCGACAAATCGCCTGGCTTCACGCTGTATTCGCTGTCCGGCCACGTGACCCGGCCGGGGCAATACGAAGCGCCGCTGGGGATCACGCTGCGTGAGTTGCTCGACTACGCCGGCGGGGTCCGCAAGGGGCATCGGCTGAAGTTCTGGACGCCGGGCGGGTCGTCGACCCCGATCCTCACCGACGAGCACCTCGACGTGCCATTGGACTACGAGGGCGTCGGCGAGGCCGGCTCGATGCTGGGCACCAAGGCGCTGGAGATCTTCGACGAGACGACGTGCGTGGTGCGTGCGGTGCGGCGCTGGACCGAGTTCTACAAGCACGAGTCCTGCGGTAAGTGCACGCCGTGTCGGGAGGGAACCTTCTGGCTGGACAAGATCTACGCCAGGCTGGAGACCGGCAAGGGCACCGCCGAGGATCTGGACAAGCTGTTCGACATCTCCGACACGATTTTGGGTAAGTCGTTCTGCGCCTTGGGCGATGGCGCGGCCAGCCCGGTGATGTCGTCGCTGAAATACTTCCGCGACGAGTACGTCGCGCACGTCGAGGGCGGCGGCTGTCCCTTCGACCCCCGCGAGTCCATGCTCACGAACGGAGCCGATGCGTGACACGCGCCGGCGACGATGCAGAGCGCAGCGATGAGGAGGAGCGGCGCCAATGACCCAGGCGGCCGACAGCAAGACCGGCGTGGCCCCGGAGATGGTGACGCTGACCATCGACGGCACCGAGATCAGTGTCCCCAAGGGCACCTTGGTGATTCGCGCCGCCGAACTGATGGGCATCCAGATCCCGCGGTTCTGCGACCACCCGCTGCTCGACCCGGTCGGCGCGTGCCGGCAATGCCTGGTCGAGATCGAAGGCCAACGTAAACCGATGGCGTCGTGCACCATTGCGGTGACCGACGACATGGTGGTGCGCACCCAGTTCACCTCCGAAGCCGCCGACAAGGCGCAGCACGGGGTGATGGAACTGCTGCTGATCAACCATCCGCTGGACTGCCCGATGTGCGACAAGGGCGGCGAATGCCCGCTGCAGAACCAGGCAATGTCCAACGGGCGGGCCGACTCCCGCTACACCGACGCCAAGCGCCGCTTCGCCAAGCCGATCAATATCTCCTCGCAGGTGTTGCTGGACCGAGAGCGCTGCATCCTGTGCGCCCGGTGCACGCGGTTTTCCGAGCAGATCGCCGGCGACCCGTTCATCGACATGTTGGAGCGCGGCGCGCTGCAGCAGGTCGGCATCTACGCCAACGAGCCCTTCGAGTCGTACTTTTCGGGCAACACGGTGCAGATCTGCCCGGTGGGCGCGCTGACTGGCACCGCGTACCGGTTCAGGGCCCGCCCGTATGACTTGGTGTCGAGCCCGAGCGTGTGCGAGCACTGCGCATCCGGCTGCGCGCAGCGCACCGACCACCGCCGCGGCAAGGTGCTGCGCCGGCTGGCCGGCGACGACCCGGAAGTCAACGAGGAGTGGAACTGCGACAAGGGCCGGTGGGCGTTCACCTACGCAACCCAGCCGGACCGGATCACCACTCCCCTAGTACGCAACGCCGACGGAGAGCTGGTACCCGCATCCTGGCCGGAGGCGCTCGCCGCCGCGGTCAACGGGCTCTCCGATGTCCGCACGGGCGTGCTGGTCGGTGGCCGGATGACCTGGGAAGACGCCTACGCCTACGCCAAGTTCGCGCGAATCGCGTTGGGCACCAACGACATCGACTTCCGGGCCCGGCCGCATTCGAGCGAAGAGGCCGAGTTCCTGGCGGCCCGGGTCGCCGGCCGCCCGGTCAGCGTCAGCTACACCGATCTGGAATTGGCGCCGGTGGTGCTGCTGGTCGGGTTCGAGCCCGAGGACGAGTCGCCGATCGTGTTCTTGCGGCTGCGCAAGGCCGCCCGCAAGCACCGGCTGCCGGTCTACGCGGTGGCGCCGTTCGCCAGCCGCGGGCTGGAGCGGATGAAGGGCACGCTCCTCAAGACCGTGCCCGGCGGCGAAGTGGCGGCGCTCGAGGGGCTGAGCGACGAAATTGGTGAGCTGCTGCGCAAACCCGGCGCGGTGATCGTCGTCGGGGAACGGCTGGCCACCGTGCCGGGCGGATTGTCGGCGGCGTCCCGACTGGCCGATACCACCGGTGCGCGGCTGGCGTGGGTGCCGCGTCGCGCCGGAGAACGCGGGGCGTTGGAGGCCGGCGCGCTGGGCGCACTGCTGCCCGGTGGCCGCCCGGTGTCTGACGAGGGTGCGCGCTCGCAGGTGTGCGCGGCGTGGCACGTCGCCGAATTGCCTTCTGCTCCTGGGCGAGACACCGACGGCATCCTGGCCGCAGCCGCGGACGGGACGCTGGGTGCTTTGCTGGTCGGCGGTGTGGAGCCGGGCGATCTGGCCGACCCGGACGCGGCGCTGGCCGCGCTGGACACCGCGGGCTTCGTGGTCAGCCTGGAGCTGCGGCACAGCGCGGTCACCGAACGCGCCGACGTGGTGTTCCCGATCGCGCCGGCGGCGGAGAAGTCCGGCACCTATGTCAACTGGGAGGGCCGCTACCGCGCCTTCCCCGTCGCGCTACAACAAGGCGCCACACCGGATCTGCGGGTGCTCGACGCGCTGGCCGACGAGATGGGCGTCGACCTCGGTCTGCCGACCGTCGAGGCGGCCCGCGCGGAGTTGAGCCAACTCGGCAGCTGGGACGGTGAACGCGCAGGCTGCCCGACGGTTGCGGCGACGCCGCCTGAGCAGCCGGGTTCGGGTGAGGCGGTGCTGACCGGGTGGCGGATGCTGCTCGACGCCGGCCGCATGCAGGACGGCGAGCCGCACCTGGCCGGCACGGCGCGGGCCCCCGTGGTGCGGTTGTCGGCCGACACCGCGGCCGAAATCGGCGCAGCCGAAGGCGATCCGGTCACCGTCAGCACGTCGCGCGGGGCGATCACGTTGCCGCTGGTGATCACCGACATGCCCGAGCGGGTGGTGTGGCTGCCGCTGAACTCGCCGGGTTCGGCGGTGCACCGGCAGTTGGGCGTGACGGCCGGCGAAGTCGTCAGAATCGGGGTGAGCTCATGACCGGCTTCGGGCACGATACGTGGTGGCTGATCGCCGCCAAGGCGGTCGCGGTCTTCGTCTTCCTGGTCCTGACAGTGCTGGCCGCGATCCTGCTCGAACGGAAGTTGTTGGGCCGCATGCAGTTGCGCTGGGGACCCAACCGGGTCGGCCCCCGCGGGTCCCTGCAGAGCCTGGCCGACGGGATCAAGCTGGCCCTGAAAGAGGCGATCATGCCCGTCGGCGTCGACCGACCGGTTTACCTGCTGGCCCCGATCATCTCGACTATCCCGGCGATCACCGCTTTCGCGTTCATCCCGTTCGGTCCCGAGGTGTCGGTGTTCGGTCATCGGACCATGCTGCAACTCACCGATCTACCTGTCGCGGTGTTGTTCATCCTGGCGCTGTCGTCGATCGGCGTGTACGGCATCGTGCTGGCGGGCTGGGCGTCCGGCTCGACCTATCCGCTGCTGGGCGGCGTGCGCTCCACCGCCCAGGTGATCTCGTACGAAGTCGCGATGGGCCTGTCGTTCGCGACGGTGTTCCTCTACGCCGGAACGATGTCGACATCGCGGATCGTGGCCGCCCAAGACCGCGTCTGGTTCGTCTTCCTGCTGCTGCCGTCGTTCCTGGTGTACCTGGTGTCGATGGTCGGTGAAACCAACCGGGCCCCATTCGATTTGCCCGAGGCCGAAGGCGAACTGGTCGCCGGCTTTCACACCGAGTACTCGTCGCTGCCGTTCGCGATGTTCTACCTCGCCGAATACATCAACATGACCACGGTGTCGGCGTTGGCCGCGACCCTGTTCTTCGGCGGATGGCACGCGCCGTGGCCGCTGAACATGTGGGCGGGCGCGAACAGCGGCTGGTTCCCGTTGATCTGGTTCACGGCCAAGGTCTGGACGTTCCTGTTCGTCTACTTCTGGTTGCGGGCCACGCTGCCGCGGCTACGCTACGACCAGTTCATGGCCCTGGGCTGGAAGACCCTGATCCCGGTGTCGCTGCTGTGGGTGATGATCGCCGCGGTCATCCGCACCCTGCGCAACAACGGCCTCGAGCACTGGACCGCCGTGCTGGTGATCGCCAGCGCCGTCACCGCCGTCGGCCTGCTGCTCTATCTGCGAAGACCGCTGTCCGGCTTGGAAACTCGTCCGGAGGAAGCGCCGGAGCCGGCTGCGGAACCGGCATTCCCGACGCCGCCGCTGCCGGACAAGGCGCCGACCAAGGAGGGCGCACGTGCCAGCTAAGTTCCTGGAGTCCATCGCCGGGTTCGGCGTGACGCTCGGCGCGATGTTCAAACGGCCGATCACCGAGGAATATCCCGAGAAGCCCGGCCCGGTGGCGCCGCGGTATCACGGCCGCCATCAGCTCAACCGGTATCCGGACGGCTTGGAGAAGTGCATCGGCTGCGAACTGTGTGCCTGGGCGTGCCCGGCCGACGCCATCTACGTCGAGGGCGCCGATAATACTGAGGAAGAACGGTATTCGCCCGGCGAACGCTACGGGCGGGTGTACCAGATCAACTACCTGCGCTGCATCGGCTGCGGCTTGTGCGTGGAGGCTTGTCCCACCCGGGCGTTGACGATGACCAACGACTACGAGATGGCCGACGACAACCGCGCCGACCTGATCTACGAGAAGGACCGACTGCTGGCGCCGCTGGAACCGGGAATGCAGCCGCCGCCGCATCCCCGGGCGCCGGGTACCACCGATGCCGACTACTACCGCGGCAACGTCAAACCCATAGCCGAGGCCAGCCAATGACCACGCTGCTGGCTGAGGGGATCGCCCGGACATCCACCGGTGAGGCGGTAATGTTCTGGGTCCTCGGCGCGCTGGCGCTCATCGGCGCGCTGGGGGTGGTGATGGCCGCCAACGCCGTGTATTCCGCGATGTTTTTGGCGATGACGATGATCATCCTCGCGGTGTTCTACATGGCACAGGACGCGCTGTTTCTGGGCGTGGTCCAAGTGGTGGTCTACACCGGCGCGGTGATGATGCTCTTCCTGTTCGTGCTGATGCTGATCGGCGTGGATTCTGCTGAGTCACTGGTGGAAACCATTCGCGGACAACGGGTTGCCGCGGTGGTGGCCGGCATCGGATTCGGCGTTCTGCTGATCGCCGGCATCGGCGGTGTGGCCCTCGGCGGGTTCACCGGGCTGACCCAGGCCAACGCCGGCGGCAACGTCCAAGGACTGGCCGCCCTGATCTTCTCCCGCTACCTGTGGGCGTTCGAGCTGACCAGCGCGCTGCTGATCACCGCCGCCGTCGGGGCGATGGTGCTGGCGCACCGCGAGCGGTTCGAACGCCGAAAGACCCAGCGCGAGTTGTCGATCGAGCGCTTCCGCAGCGGCGGATACCCGACACCGCTGCCCGGTCCCGGCGTATACGCCCGCCACAACGCGGTCGACATGGCCGCGCTGCTGCCCGACGGGTCGTTCTCGAAACTCTCGGTGCCCCCGGTTCTGCAGCAGCGGACGGTCGGCAACGGTTCCGAGCAGGACGGTGCCCAGTGAATCCCGCGAATTACCTGTATCTTTCGGCGCTGCTGTTCACGATCGGGGCGGCCGGTGTGTTGCTGCGGCGCAACGCGATCGTGATGTTCATGTGCGTCGAGCTGATGCTCAACGCGGTCAATCTGGCGTTCGTCACCTTCGCCCGGATGCACGGTCGGCTCGACGGCCAGATGGTGGCGTTCTTCACGATGGTGGTCGCCGCCTGCGAAGTCGTGGTCGGACTGGCCATCATCATGACGATCTTCCGTGCCCGCAGGTCGGCTTCGGTCGACGACGCCAACCTCCTCAAGGGCTGAAACCATGACGGCATACACCTGGCTGCTCGTGGCTCTGCCGGCGGCCGGCGCATTGATCCTGCTGCTGGGCGGCCGGCGCACCGACCGCTGGGGCCATCTGCTGGGCTGCGCGGCGGCGCTGGCCGCGTTCGCGGTGGGCCTGGCGCTGCTCACCGAAATGGTTGGCCGCACCGACCGCCTCATTCACCAGAACCTGTTCAGCTGGGTGCCGGTCGGCGGGCTGCAGGTCGACTTCGGATTGCAGATCGACCAGCTGTCAATCTGTTTCGTGTTGCTGATCACCGGCGTGGGCTCGTTGATCCACATCTACTCGATCGGCTACATGGCCGAGGACCCGGACC includes these proteins:
- the nuoE gene encoding NADH-quinone oxidoreductase subunit NuoE, with protein sequence MTGPQGEPVFLHLGPPPEEPGQFVVEGAPESYPPDVKARLEVDAKEIIGRYPNGRSALLPLLHLVQSEDSYLTPAGLEFCGEQLGLTGAEVAAVASFYTMYRRGPTGDYLVGVCTNTLCAVMGGDAIFESLKEHLGIDNDQTTEDGKVTLQHVECNAACDYAPVVMVNWEFFDNQTPDSARELVDGLRSGKPPRPTRGAELCPFRQTERILAGFPDQRPDDGQGGAGAATLAGLRVAQERDMQAPPTGDGE
- the nuoF gene encoding NADH-quinone oxidoreductase subunit NuoF, with product MMAAPVRLTPVLSRYWDDPESWTLDTYRRHDGYRALQKALEMEPDAVLQTVKDSGLRGRGGAGFATGTKWSFIPQGDEGPAAKPHYLVVNADESEPGTCKDMPLMLATPHVLIEGSIIAAYAIRASHAFIYVRGEVLPVIRRLHNAVAEAYAAGFLGRDIAGSGYDLELVVHAGAGAYICGEETALLDSLEGRRGQPRLRPPFPAVSGLYACPTVINNVETIASVPPIILNGVDWFRSMGSDKSPGFTLYSLSGHVTRPGQYEAPLGITLRELLDYAGGVRKGHRLKFWTPGGSSTPILTDEHLDVPLDYEGVGEAGSMLGTKALEIFDETTCVVRAVRRWTEFYKHESCGKCTPCREGTFWLDKIYARLETGKGTAEDLDKLFDISDTILGKSFCALGDGAASPVMSSLKYFRDEYVAHVEGGGCPFDPRESMLTNGADA
- a CDS encoding NADH-quinone oxidoreductase subunit G is translated as MTQAADSKTGVAPEMVTLTIDGTEISVPKGTLVIRAAELMGIQIPRFCDHPLLDPVGACRQCLVEIEGQRKPMASCTIAVTDDMVVRTQFTSEAADKAQHGVMELLLINHPLDCPMCDKGGECPLQNQAMSNGRADSRYTDAKRRFAKPINISSQVLLDRERCILCARCTRFSEQIAGDPFIDMLERGALQQVGIYANEPFESYFSGNTVQICPVGALTGTAYRFRARPYDLVSSPSVCEHCASGCAQRTDHRRGKVLRRLAGDDPEVNEEWNCDKGRWAFTYATQPDRITTPLVRNADGELVPASWPEALAAAVNGLSDVRTGVLVGGRMTWEDAYAYAKFARIALGTNDIDFRARPHSSEEAEFLAARVAGRPVSVSYTDLELAPVVLLVGFEPEDESPIVFLRLRKAARKHRLPVYAVAPFASRGLERMKGTLLKTVPGGEVAALEGLSDEIGELLRKPGAVIVVGERLATVPGGLSAASRLADTTGARLAWVPRRAGERGALEAGALGALLPGGRPVSDEGARSQVCAAWHVAELPSAPGRDTDGILAAAADGTLGALLVGGVEPGDLADPDAALAALDTAGFVVSLELRHSAVTERADVVFPIAPAAEKSGTYVNWEGRYRAFPVALQQGATPDLRVLDALADEMGVDLGLPTVEAARAELSQLGSWDGERAGCPTVAATPPEQPGSGEAVLTGWRMLLDAGRMQDGEPHLAGTARAPVVRLSADTAAEIGAAEGDPVTVSTSRGAITLPLVITDMPERVVWLPLNSPGSAVHRQLGVTAGEVVRIGVSS
- the nuoH gene encoding NADH-quinone oxidoreductase subunit NuoH; amino-acid sequence: MTGFGHDTWWLIAAKAVAVFVFLVLTVLAAILLERKLLGRMQLRWGPNRVGPRGSLQSLADGIKLALKEAIMPVGVDRPVYLLAPIISTIPAITAFAFIPFGPEVSVFGHRTMLQLTDLPVAVLFILALSSIGVYGIVLAGWASGSTYPLLGGVRSTAQVISYEVAMGLSFATVFLYAGTMSTSRIVAAQDRVWFVFLLLPSFLVYLVSMVGETNRAPFDLPEAEGELVAGFHTEYSSLPFAMFYLAEYINMTTVSALAATLFFGGWHAPWPLNMWAGANSGWFPLIWFTAKVWTFLFVYFWLRATLPRLRYDQFMALGWKTLIPVSLLWVMIAAVIRTLRNNGLEHWTAVLVIASAVTAVGLLLYLRRPLSGLETRPEEAPEPAAEPAFPTPPLPDKAPTKEGARAS
- the nuoI gene encoding NADH-quinone oxidoreductase subunit NuoI, whose translation is MPAKFLESIAGFGVTLGAMFKRPITEEYPEKPGPVAPRYHGRHQLNRYPDGLEKCIGCELCAWACPADAIYVEGADNTEEERYSPGERYGRVYQINYLRCIGCGLCVEACPTRALTMTNDYEMADDNRADLIYEKDRLLAPLEPGMQPPPHPRAPGTTDADYYRGNVKPIAEASQ